The following proteins are co-located in the Nomia melanderi isolate GNS246 chromosome 1, iyNomMela1, whole genome shotgun sequence genome:
- the LOC116434599 gene encoding uncharacterized protein CG13380 isoform X3 encodes MSTNVAIFLGTSPSPGKVNSPRIARGRGIAVSTLIPDKCLCYRPHCFVLCNVCGYWTRGRVRYFCPVHPQTVFLFDIAQCPQCKSYGFMLTEF; translated from the exons ATGTCTACGAATGTTGCGATTTTCCTGGGCACCAG TCCGAGCCCCGGAAAGGTGAATTCTCCAAGAATAGCCAGGGGCAGAGGAATAGCTGTCAGTACTTTGATCCCCGACAAATGTCTCTGCTACAGGCCTCATTGTTTCGTGCTATGCAATGTTTGTGGATATTGGACAAGGGGCAGAGTACGATACTTCTGCCCCGTTCACCCACAG aCAGTCTTTTTGTTTGATATTGCACAGTGTCCACAGTGCAAATCGTATGGGTTTATGTTGACTGAGTTTTAA
- the LOC116434599 gene encoding uncharacterized protein CG13380 isoform X5: MDRGMYGRNPSPGKVNSPRIARGRGIAVSTLIPDKCLCYRPHCFVLCNVCGYWTRGRVRYFCPVHPQTVFLFDIAQCPQCKSYGFMLTEF; this comes from the exons ATGGACAGAGGAATGTATGGTAGAAA TCCGAGCCCCGGAAAGGTGAATTCTCCAAGAATAGCCAGGGGCAGAGGAATAGCTGTCAGTACTTTGATCCCCGACAAATGTCTCTGCTACAGGCCTCATTGTTTCGTGCTATGCAATGTTTGTGGATATTGGACAAGGGGCAGAGTACGATACTTCTGCCCCGTTCACCCACAG aCAGTCTTTTTGTTTGATATTGCACAGTGTCCACAGTGCAAATCGTATGGGTTTATGTTGACTGAGTTTTAA
- the LOC116434599 gene encoding uncharacterized protein CG13380 isoform X6, with translation MHSSPSPGKVNSPRIARGRGIAVSTLIPDKCLCYRPHCFVLCNVCGYWTRGRVRYFCPVHPQTVFLFDIAQCPQCKSYGFMLTEF, from the exons ATGCATTCCAGTCCGAGCCCCGGAAAGGTGAATTCTCCAAGAATAGCCAGGGGCAGAGGAATAGCTGTCAGTACTTTGATCCCCGACAAATGTCTCTGCTACAGGCCTCATTGTTTCGTGCTATGCAATGTTTGTGGATATTGGACAAGGGGCAGAGTACGATACTTCTGCCCCGTTCACCCACAG aCAGTCTTTTTGTTTGATATTGCACAGTGTCCACAGTGCAAATCGTATGGGTTTATGTTGACTGAGTTTTAA
- the LOC116434599 gene encoding uncharacterized protein CG13380 isoform X2 gives MDRGMYGRKMHSSPSPGKVNSPRIARGRGIAVSTLIPDKCLCYRPHCFVLCNVCGYWTRGRVRYFCPVHPQTVFLFDIAQCPQCKSYGFMLTEF, from the exons ATGGACAGAGGAATGTATGGTAGAAA AATGCATTCCAGTCCGAGCCCCGGAAAGGTGAATTCTCCAAGAATAGCCAGGGGCAGAGGAATAGCTGTCAGTACTTTGATCCCCGACAAATGTCTCTGCTACAGGCCTCATTGTTTCGTGCTATGCAATGTTTGTGGATATTGGACAAGGGGCAGAGTACGATACTTCTGCCCCGTTCACCCACAG aCAGTCTTTTTGTTTGATATTGCACAGTGTCCACAGTGCAAATCGTATGGGTTTATGTTGACTGAGTTTTAA
- the LOC116434599 gene encoding uncharacterized protein CG13380 isoform X4 has translation MDRGIMHSSPSPGKVNSPRIARGRGIAVSTLIPDKCLCYRPHCFVLCNVCGYWTRGRVRYFCPVHPQTVFLFDIAQCPQCKSYGFMLTEF, from the exons ATGGACAGAGGAAT AATGCATTCCAGTCCGAGCCCCGGAAAGGTGAATTCTCCAAGAATAGCCAGGGGCAGAGGAATAGCTGTCAGTACTTTGATCCCCGACAAATGTCTCTGCTACAGGCCTCATTGTTTCGTGCTATGCAATGTTTGTGGATATTGGACAAGGGGCAGAGTACGATACTTCTGCCCCGTTCACCCACAG aCAGTCTTTTTGTTTGATATTGCACAGTGTCCACAGTGCAAATCGTATGGGTTTATGTTGACTGAGTTTTAA
- the mRpL23 gene encoding mitochondrial ribosomal protein L23, with translation MSTRWYRIYQAGDPQLRVFLPNFWMKLVKCKIPQPKNVVVFHCSMEMTSHDVRNYLEKIYNVFPAHIRTTISQGKTRMCRYQKCIVKDDDVKVAFVSLKKGEEFTFPELSQPSDDELTKEKMQKETEEEYNKYIGENQIPSMPSWFRI, from the exons ATGTCTACACGATG GTATCGTATATATCAAGCAGGTGATCCACAGCTTAGAGTATTCCTTCCCAACTTTTGGATGAAACtggttaaatgtaaaataccaCAGCCAAAGAATGTAGTTGTATTTCATTGTTCAATGGAAATGACATCTCATGATGTtcgtaattatttagaaaaaatttataatgtattCCCGGCTCATATTAGGACCACAATTTCCCAAGGAAAAACGAGAATGTGTAGATatcaaaaatgtattgttaaagACGATGATGTGAAAGTAGCTTTTGTTTCTTTG AAAAAAGGTGAGGAGTTCACTTTTCCGGAGTTGAGCCAACCATCAGATGACGAATTGACAAAGGAGAAGATGCAGAAAGAAACAGAAgaggaatataataaatatataggaGAAAATCAAATACCAAGTATGCCCTCTTGGTTTAGAATATAA
- the LOC116434599 gene encoding uncharacterized protein LOC116434599 isoform X1, whose amino-acid sequence MSTNVAIFLGTRMHSSPSPGKVNSPRIARGRGIAVSTLIPDKCLCYRPHCFVLCNVCGYWTRGRVRYFCPVHPQTVFLFDIAQCPQCKSYGFMLTEF is encoded by the exons ATGTCTACGAATGTTGCGATTTTCCTGGGCACCAG AATGCATTCCAGTCCGAGCCCCGGAAAGGTGAATTCTCCAAGAATAGCCAGGGGCAGAGGAATAGCTGTCAGTACTTTGATCCCCGACAAATGTCTCTGCTACAGGCCTCATTGTTTCGTGCTATGCAATGTTTGTGGATATTGGACAAGGGGCAGAGTACGATACTTCTGCCCCGTTCACCCACAG aCAGTCTTTTTGTTTGATATTGCACAGTGTCCACAGTGCAAATCGTATGGGTTTATGTTGACTGAGTTTTAA